From one Bacillus sp. FJAT-42376 genomic stretch:
- the ssuC gene encoding aliphatic sulfonate ABC transporter permease SsuC encodes MADKVLSFKNSLAAWGVPVLLIVLWQVLSMTGLLSEKILPAPSAVFAAAVALTESGDLFNYIGISSQRAIIGFIIGGGIGFALGLLNGLSSKAETLLDTSVQMLRNIPHLALIPLVILWFGIEEEAKIFLVALGVLFPIYLNTYHGLKSIDKGLIEAARVYGLKGFSLFWHVILPAALPSILVGVRFSLGVMWITLIVAETISANSGIGYMAMNAREFLQMDVVVLSIILYALLGKLSDVLAKILEKKCLKWHPSYQ; translated from the coding sequence GTGGCTGACAAAGTTTTATCCTTTAAGAACAGCCTTGCAGCATGGGGCGTTCCCGTTCTTCTCATTGTTCTGTGGCAGGTTCTTTCCATGACCGGTTTGCTTTCCGAAAAGATTCTTCCCGCTCCATCCGCTGTATTTGCTGCTGCCGTTGCTCTGACGGAATCAGGAGACCTATTCAACTATATCGGCATCAGTTCGCAGCGGGCCATAATCGGTTTTATCATTGGAGGCGGAATCGGCTTCGCGCTCGGGCTCTTAAATGGATTGTCCTCCAAAGCGGAGACGCTCCTAGATACATCGGTTCAGATGCTTCGGAATATCCCGCATCTCGCGCTCATACCGCTCGTCATTTTATGGTTCGGCATAGAGGAAGAGGCCAAAATTTTCCTTGTGGCACTCGGAGTCCTTTTCCCGATATACCTCAACACGTATCATGGATTGAAATCCATTGACAAAGGGCTGATTGAAGCAGCACGGGTTTATGGATTAAAAGGCTTCTCTCTATTCTGGCATGTCATCTTGCCGGCTGCCCTGCCTTCCATCCTTGTTGGCGTTCGCTTCTCGCTTGGGGTCATGTGGATCACACTTATCGTCGCTGAGACCATCTCGGCTAATTCCGGCATCGGCTATATGGCGATGAATGCAAGGGAATTCCTGCAAATGGATGTCGTGGTATTAAGCATCATCCTCTATGCTCTCCTTGGGAAACTATCCGATGTGCTGGCAAAAATCCTTGAAAAAAAATGCCTGAAATGGCATCCATCCTACCAGTAA
- the ssuD gene encoding FMNH2-dependent alkanesulfonate monooxygenase, translating into MKIYWFIPTHGDSKFLGTAKGGRAITFPYLRQIAQAVDELGFEGALLPTGKSCEDSWVTASSLLSVTERMKFLVAIRPGLISPSVAARMAATFDRLSSGRMLINVVTGGDPVELAGDGLHLNHTERYELTDEFLEVWRRELAGEEIDFEGKHLKIKGGKSLLPSLQKPYPPLYFGGSSDPAMHVAAKHIDVYLTWGEPPALVAEKIAKVRKLAAESGRTVSFGIRLHVIVRETAKEAWDAADSLIQYVDEETIRKSQEVFARYDSVGQKRMTALHNGQKDSLEISPNLWAGVGLVRGGAGTALVGDADTVAERMKEYHDLGIDHFIFSGYPHLEEAYRVAELLFPKLPLENTVQRSIQAYGEVVANNHYPDSKEAKASG; encoded by the coding sequence ATGAAAATTTACTGGTTTATTCCGACACATGGTGACAGCAAGTTTTTAGGAACAGCGAAAGGCGGCAGAGCGATCACCTTTCCATACCTCAGGCAAATCGCCCAGGCTGTTGATGAGCTGGGCTTTGAAGGGGCTCTCCTGCCGACGGGGAAATCCTGCGAGGATTCCTGGGTTACTGCCTCCTCTCTTCTCTCTGTCACGGAACGAATGAAGTTTCTTGTAGCAATCCGGCCCGGTCTTATCTCTCCTTCCGTTGCGGCAAGAATGGCCGCGACTTTCGACAGACTTTCCAGTGGCCGGATGCTGATCAATGTGGTCACAGGCGGAGATCCGGTAGAGCTTGCCGGAGACGGTCTTCATTTGAATCACACGGAACGGTATGAACTGACGGATGAATTCCTTGAAGTATGGCGCCGTGAACTGGCTGGGGAGGAGATTGATTTTGAAGGAAAGCATTTGAAAATTAAAGGCGGAAAATCCCTTCTTCCTTCACTCCAAAAGCCGTATCCGCCGCTTTATTTTGGAGGCTCATCAGACCCGGCTATGCATGTCGCCGCCAAGCACATTGACGTTTATCTTACATGGGGCGAGCCCCCCGCTCTCGTCGCTGAAAAAATTGCTAAAGTACGAAAGCTCGCAGCTGAGTCCGGCCGAACGGTCAGCTTCGGCATCCGTCTCCATGTGATCGTAAGAGAAACCGCTAAGGAAGCCTGGGATGCGGCGGACTCTCTCATTCAGTACGTGGATGAAGAAACGATACGAAAATCTCAGGAGGTGTTTGCCCGCTATGACTCTGTCGGGCAAAAACGAATGACCGCCCTTCACAACGGCCAAAAGGATTCTCTTGAGATCAGCCCGAACCTTTGGGCCGGTGTCGGACTTGTCCGCGGAGGGGCAGGTACGGCACTTGTAGGCGATGCAGACACAGTTGCAGAGCGGATGAAAGAGTATCACGATCTTGGAATCGATCACTTCATCTTCTCCGGTTACCCTCATCTGGAGGAAGCGTACCGGGTAGCTGAGCTTTTATTTCCAAAACTCCCTCTCGAAAACACTGTTCAGCGGTCCATTCAGGCATACGGAGAGGTCGTCGCAAACAATCACTATCCTGATTCAAAGGAGGCGAAAGCCAGTGGCTGA
- a CDS encoding YezD family protein codes for MKKLDQTKIEYLVSLLQRLEYGSLLITVHANEITQVEIKEKTRIAKTGTVK; via the coding sequence ATGAAAAAGCTGGATCAAACGAAAATAGAGTATTTAGTGTCCCTGCTGCAGCGCCTTGAATATGGTTCATTGCTTATAACCGTTCACGCAAATGAAATTACTCAGGTGGAAATTAAAGAAAAAACGAGAATAGCCAAAACAGGAACAGTGAAATAG
- a CDS encoding carbohydrate ABC transporter permease has protein sequence MKKTGLVKPILLSSYSVLIIVPLFVALLTSFKQLRDVYDGPLALPKVLDFSNFSLLLFEKSLAHYLVNSIIVTAAAVFFALWFASMIAYGITRLRSKWGNLLFAVFMLGMIVPAQTLMVPLYSLMLKLQLTNTLLGLILVHVAVLMPICVFILTGFMKTLPGELFEAARVDGASEWNMYWRITLPLSFPSLAITAIFSMVIVWNDLLFSLLFITNEEKKTLPLALLQFQGEYLTNYPVLFAGVLITSLPLIILYVFLQRFFISGALSGAVKG, from the coding sequence ATGAAAAAAACAGGACTTGTTAAACCGATCCTTCTGTCAAGCTATTCAGTACTCATTATCGTCCCGCTTTTTGTCGCATTGCTGACATCTTTTAAACAGCTGCGCGATGTGTATGACGGGCCCCTTGCTCTGCCAAAAGTGCTTGATTTCTCCAACTTCAGCCTTCTGCTGTTTGAGAAATCCCTGGCTCATTACCTTGTAAACAGCATCATCGTGACGGCTGCTGCGGTATTTTTCGCCCTGTGGTTTGCCAGTATGATCGCTTATGGCATTACGAGACTGAGAAGCAAATGGGGAAACCTTCTTTTTGCAGTCTTTATGCTCGGAATGATTGTACCCGCACAAACGCTTATGGTTCCGCTATATTCTCTCATGCTGAAGCTTCAATTAACGAATACATTGCTCGGTCTCATTCTTGTCCATGTCGCTGTTCTCATGCCCATCTGCGTTTTTATCTTAACTGGATTTATGAAGACCCTGCCAGGTGAATTATTCGAAGCAGCCAGAGTCGACGGAGCGTCAGAATGGAATATGTACTGGAGAATCACGCTCCCGCTATCCTTCCCGTCGCTTGCGATTACCGCCATCTTTTCCATGGTCATTGTATGGAACGATTTGCTGTTCTCTCTTCTTTTTATTACAAACGAGGAGAAAAAGACGCTGCCGCTCGCTCTTTTGCAATTTCAGGGCGAATATCTGACCAATTACCCTGTCCTGTTTGCAGGCGTCCTCATCACATCTCTTCCGCTGATCATTCTGTATGTGTTCCTGCAGCGATTCTTTATTTCGGGGGCATTGAGCGGTGCAGTGAAAGGGTAA
- a CDS encoding sugar ABC transporter permease: MKYSKSIYLFFLPGLLLFTVFFLLPLTQTVYYSFTSWDGYTENPPFVGIKNYVQLITGDSIFLQSLGNNGKFMLTVVILQTLFSLILALYLLKNNKISIFFRALFFFPTILSSVAVAFLWSFIYDPGLGLLNQVLKAVHLDFLAANWIGDPKRAIFSLAFVQVWAHIGQMIVLFVAGMQAIPAELYESAAIEGGSKWDIFRKITWPLLAPTTTIVVAYTTIQSFKAFDLIFAMTRGGPNYSTEILSTYIYHAAFENYQFGYASAASVLFMILIAILTFIQFKLLRSSRISY, from the coding sequence TTGAAATACAGCAAAAGCATCTACTTGTTTTTCCTGCCCGGTTTGCTTTTATTCACCGTTTTCTTCCTGCTGCCGCTCACCCAAACCGTTTATTATTCCTTTACATCCTGGGACGGCTATACGGAGAATCCGCCTTTTGTCGGGATAAAAAACTATGTGCAGCTCATCACCGGCGATTCCATCTTTTTGCAGTCGCTTGGCAACAATGGAAAATTCATGCTGACCGTGGTCATTCTTCAAACACTGTTCTCTCTGATTCTGGCACTTTATTTATTAAAGAATAACAAGATCAGTATTTTTTTCAGAGCCTTATTCTTTTTTCCGACCATCCTCTCTTCGGTTGCCGTGGCGTTTCTATGGTCGTTTATTTACGATCCGGGTCTTGGTCTTTTAAACCAGGTTCTGAAGGCGGTGCATCTCGATTTCCTTGCCGCAAACTGGATTGGAGATCCGAAACGGGCGATTTTCTCCCTTGCCTTCGTGCAGGTATGGGCCCATATCGGACAGATGATTGTCCTTTTCGTAGCCGGGATGCAGGCGATACCAGCAGAGCTATATGAATCCGCAGCCATCGAGGGCGGTTCAAAATGGGACATATTCCGGAAAATCACCTGGCCCCTGCTCGCTCCGACCACAACCATTGTTGTAGCCTATACGACGATTCAGTCATTCAAAGCTTTTGACCTGATATTTGCCATGACGAGAGGCGGTCCAAATTATTCAACAGAGATTCTATCAACCTATATTTATCATGCAGCTTTTGAAAACTATCAGTTTGGATATGCGTCAGCTGCTTCCGTGCTTTTTATGATCCTGATCGCCATCCTTACATTCATTCAATTTAAACTGCTCCGTTCAAGCCGCATCAGCTATTAA
- a CDS encoding extracellular solute-binding protein, producing the protein MKKWAGLIFAASLALTGCSAGTSGTSENGGEKEKISFIHWRGEDSKVFNELISQFEEKNPNIDVEMNVFPSDQYQTLAQTKLMDGTVGDVFASFPGAQFQSIAKANLYADLTDSKAVKQYQPQYIKAGQKDGKQLAVPYQLVYNMPLYNTKLFEKYGLTPPKNWEEFLSVSKKLQDNGITPIAFAGADISPGQFMNTMVMNNAPDDKTITGLEKGDSKLTEEWWVKTLTQIKELQDKGAFQKDALGTKQDAAVALFAQEKAAMLATGSYSIATVKSLNPDLKVQLLAPITVPENEAKWEGIHTTTFMLGINSRSKHKEAAEKFIEFLSEPDHASDYANKTAQHVTIKDVTYESDDLKETAVWADKKTRFQPRFLIENLDVQKAVVNSIQDTLSGTSPEEAAAKAQKIIDQTINK; encoded by the coding sequence ATGAAGAAATGGGCAGGGCTAATATTCGCTGCAAGTTTAGCACTAACAGGATGTTCAGCAGGTACTTCCGGTACTTCGGAAAACGGCGGGGAAAAGGAAAAAATCAGTTTTATCCACTGGCGAGGAGAGGATTCGAAAGTATTTAATGAACTGATTTCCCAGTTTGAAGAAAAGAACCCGAATATCGATGTGGAAATGAATGTCTTTCCATCGGATCAATATCAAACCCTTGCGCAAACGAAATTAATGGACGGGACAGTAGGAGATGTCTTCGCTTCCTTCCCGGGAGCACAATTTCAATCCATCGCAAAAGCGAATCTGTACGCAGACCTCACTGACAGCAAGGCAGTCAAGCAATATCAGCCACAGTACATAAAGGCTGGACAGAAGGATGGAAAGCAGCTGGCGGTTCCATATCAGCTTGTTTACAACATGCCGCTTTATAACACGAAGCTTTTTGAAAAATATGGGCTGACCCCGCCAAAGAACTGGGAAGAGTTTCTTTCTGTCTCAAAAAAGCTTCAGGATAATGGAATCACTCCGATTGCTTTTGCAGGTGCTGACATCAGCCCCGGGCAGTTCATGAATACAATGGTCATGAATAACGCACCTGATGACAAAACGATTACGGGCCTTGAGAAAGGTGATTCAAAGCTGACGGAAGAATGGTGGGTTAAAACATTAACCCAAATAAAAGAACTTCAGGATAAGGGTGCCTTCCAGAAGGATGCGCTTGGCACGAAGCAGGACGCAGCCGTTGCATTATTTGCACAGGAAAAAGCAGCTATGCTTGCTACTGGTTCCTACTCCATCGCAACGGTAAAATCTCTTAACCCTGATCTAAAAGTCCAGCTGCTTGCTCCTATTACAGTTCCGGAAAACGAGGCAAAGTGGGAAGGCATCCATACCACTACCTTCATGCTCGGAATCAACAGCCGCTCCAAGCATAAAGAAGCCGCAGAGAAATTCATCGAATTCTTGAGCGAGCCTGACCATGCATCCGATTATGCCAATAAAACAGCCCAGCATGTAACCATTAAGGATGTTACGTACGAATCTGACGATTTAAAAGAAACGGCAGTATGGGCTGACAAAAAAACAAGATTTCAGCCGCGCTTCCTGATTGAAAACCTTGATGTACAAAAAGCGGTCGTAAACTCTATTCAGGATACATTAAGCGGCACGAGTCCTGAAGAAGCCGCTGCAAAGGCACAGAAAATTATTGACCAGACGATAAACAAATAA
- the ssuD gene encoding FMNH2-dependent alkanesulfonate monooxygenase: MNLFWFFPTAGDERYLGTLQGARKSDLSYLKQIAGALDTLGYDGALLPTGANCEDAWITASMLASVTARIKFLVALRPGLMSPTLSARMAASFDQLSNGRLLLNIVTGGNPAEQAGFGNYLDHDQRYDLTDEFLTIWRDVLQGKTVDFEGKHLSVKGAHVPEQPIQKPYPPIYFGGSSDAGKRVGLKHADVHLLWGEPPAKIRKKVEEMKKQAKAAGKSIRFGLRMHVIVRETEQAAWDAAEELIQYVTDETIESFQQRFSAFDSTAQKTQSSLHRGSRSRKDLEISPNLWAGVGLAREGAGTAIVGDPDTVAERLREYEGLGIDTFILSGYPHLEEAYRFAELVFPIIKNQSAAIREEAI; encoded by the coding sequence TTGAACTTATTTTGGTTTTTTCCGACAGCAGGAGATGAACGTTATTTAGGAACCCTTCAAGGAGCCAGAAAAAGCGATCTCTCCTATTTAAAGCAAATCGCAGGCGCCTTAGACACTCTCGGCTATGACGGTGCTTTGCTGCCAACGGGAGCAAACTGCGAGGATGCATGGATCACCGCTTCAATGCTTGCATCCGTGACAGCGCGTATAAAATTTTTGGTGGCATTACGGCCGGGTCTAATGTCCCCTACCCTATCCGCCCGTATGGCTGCAAGCTTCGATCAGCTGTCAAACGGCCGCCTCCTTCTTAATATTGTGACCGGGGGAAATCCGGCTGAACAGGCTGGCTTCGGAAATTATCTGGACCATGACCAAAGGTACGACCTTACCGATGAATTTTTAACCATCTGGAGAGACGTTCTTCAAGGGAAAACGGTTGATTTTGAAGGAAAACATCTTTCTGTTAAGGGTGCCCATGTACCGGAACAGCCCATCCAGAAGCCTTATCCTCCAATCTATTTTGGCGGCTCGTCCGATGCCGGCAAACGGGTTGGGCTGAAGCACGCTGATGTCCATTTGTTATGGGGAGAACCCCCTGCAAAAATAAGAAAAAAAGTAGAGGAGATGAAAAAACAGGCAAAGGCAGCCGGGAAATCGATAAGATTTGGCTTGCGTATGCATGTCATCGTAAGAGAAACCGAACAGGCTGCATGGGATGCAGCGGAAGAACTCATTCAATACGTAACAGATGAGACGATTGAAAGCTTCCAGCAGCGTTTTTCTGCCTTTGATTCAACGGCGCAGAAAACGCAGTCTTCCCTGCATCGCGGTTCGAGGTCCAGAAAAGATTTAGAGATTTCTCCTAATCTTTGGGCAGGGGTCGGTCTTGCGAGAGAAGGCGCAGGGACCGCCATTGTCGGTGACCCTGATACGGTCGCTGAAAGATTGAGAGAATACGAGGGTCTTGGTATTGATACCTTTATTCTCTCCGGATACCCGCATCTGGAAGAAGCTTATCGCTTTGCAGAACTTGTTTTTCCAATCATAAAAAATCAATCAGCAGCAATTAGGGAGGAAGCTATATGA